In Pajaroellobacter abortibovis, the following are encoded in one genomic region:
- a CDS encoding S66 peptidase family protein — protein sequence MSFCYPSPLCPGDRVALVAPSGPCEPNLFFQMLGWIQGRYQVQVQPGILARKGYLAGDDQRRREELSSAFCDPGIKAVIAVRGGYGATRIVDALPWEELKKHPKWLVGMSDCTALHLEVNRRSITSIHAGGTMHLCQSPYASVHRADLMRLLEHPDASYQWPALSILHPGGAQGPLMGGNLALLEATAAAGRLAFPSGVILALEDVAEAPYRIDRMLTALRLGGYLKKVGGIVFGKFTRSKPGRYGVSTEEVLIECTRDLAIPVYADAPFGHGTRNRAFILGSWVTLRKGTVTFEQKKGE from the coding sequence ATGTCCTTTTGCTACCCCTCTCCTTTGTGTCCAGGCGATCGGGTCGCTCTTGTCGCCCCTTCAGGTCCCTGTGAGCCTAATCTATTTTTCCAAATGTTGGGTTGGATACAGGGGCGCTATCAGGTTCAAGTACAACCAGGGATTCTGGCTCGGAAGGGGTATTTAGCGGGGGATGATCAACGGCGTCGAGAGGAACTGTCTTCCGCTTTTTGTGACCCAGGTATTAAGGCGGTGATTGCAGTGCGGGGGGGATATGGAGCTACTCGGATTGTGGATGCTCTCCCTTGGGAAGAGCTTAAAAAACATCCTAAGTGGCTAGTGGGCATGAGTGATTGTACAGCACTCCACCTGGAAGTGAATCGCCGCAGCATCACTTCTATCCATGCTGGAGGGACCATGCATCTTTGTCAATCTCCTTATGCTTCTGTTCATCGAGCGGATCTGATGAGATTGCTTGAGCACCCTGATGCGTCTTATCAATGGCCAGCTCTTTCTATCCTTCATCCAGGGGGTGCACAGGGGCCCTTGATGGGTGGAAATTTAGCTCTTCTTGAGGCTACAGCGGCGGCGGGGCGGCTTGCTTTCCCCTCTGGAGTGATTCTTGCGCTTGAGGATGTCGCAGAAGCCCCTTACCGGATCGATCGTATGTTAACAGCCCTTCGCTTGGGGGGATATCTAAAGAAGGTGGGTGGGATTGTCTTCGGTAAATTCACTCGCTCGAAGCCTGGTAGGTATGGTGTTTCTACTGAAGAGGTACTTATTGAATGCACCCGAGATCTAGCTATTCCCGTTTATGCCGATGCTCCTTTTGGACATGGAACTCGAAATCGAGCTTTTATACTAGGCTCGTGGGTTACTCTCCGAAAAGGAACTGTCACTTTTGAGCAAAAAAAGGGAGAATAA
- a CDS encoding HEAT repeat domain-containing protein, with product MTGLRKTLLALFKAEQQVRQLHHELAQSKPEEIKPLLQEAVQEAKGLEHEEQKILRLVRLAFLLGEFHGEWVAHQLIDILDSDSPEIRKAAGEFFEELAYERFKEAAIAVERALKCLDPSSLALLELPYILVRIGEPGTIKLLEKFLASKNPEVVSAAMEALVEGGDTEAVSLLDPLLKDKREVMIEDDGGEECAVPLGELAKEAQQILRDL from the coding sequence ATGACGGGCCTAAGGAAAACACTTCTTGCGCTTTTTAAAGCAGAGCAACAGGTGCGTCAACTTCATCATGAGCTTGCCCAAAGTAAGCCAGAGGAGATCAAGCCTCTCCTACAGGAAGCTGTTCAGGAAGCGAAGGGGCTTGAACATGAAGAACAGAAAATTCTGAGGCTTGTGCGGCTTGCCTTTCTCCTCGGTGAATTTCACGGTGAATGGGTTGCTCATCAGCTGATCGATATTTTGGATAGCGATTCTCCTGAAATCCGGAAGGCTGCGGGTGAATTCTTTGAGGAGTTGGCTTACGAGCGTTTTAAAGAAGCGGCAATTGCAGTTGAACGGGCTCTCAAATGCTTGGATCCCTCTAGCTTGGCGTTATTGGAGCTGCCGTATATTCTCGTCCGGATCGGAGAACCTGGAACCATCAAACTGCTCGAGAAGTTTTTGGCTTCCAAGAATCCAGAGGTGGTTTCAGCTGCAATGGAAGCTCTTGTGGAGGGTGGGGATACGGAAGCTGTCTCCCTTTTGGACCCTCTGCTGAAGGATAAGCGAGAGGTGATGATTGAGGATGATGGGGGGGAAGAATGTGCAGTTCCGTTGGGGGAGCTTGCAAAAGAGGCTCAACAAATTCTGCGCGACCTTTGA
- a CDS encoding N-acetylmuramoyl-L-alanine amidase — translation MLQDSDVHYTVLLRETSLRVLTEGMVSAHYLICQEVIHVEIVYQLVEDYDWAWHAGNSAWGSRTELNDTSQRDRECESCVSSRCGRASPFSMQSGITFGSLGKVSLRSKRSFNL, via the coding sequence ATGCTGCAAGATTCAGATGTCCACTACACTGTACTGCTTCGAGAGACTTCTCTTCGTGTTTTGACGGAGGGGATGGTGAGTGCCCATTACTTGATCTGTCAAGAGGTGATTCACGTGGAGATCGTGTATCAACTTGTGGAGGATTACGATTGGGCTTGGCATGCTGGGAACAGCGCTTGGGGATCTAGAACTGAGCTCAATGATACATCCCAGCGAGATCGAGAATGTGAATCTTGTGTTTCAAGTCGATGCGGAAGGGCGTCCCCATTCTCGATGCAATCGGGCATCACATTTGGTTCCCTTGGGAAAGTGAGCCTTAGATCGAAGCGCTCATTCAATCTGTAA
- a CDS encoding tetratricopeptide repeat protein, with amino-acid sequence MIHPPFSHTSSQEESLFSAFEQESPPIEFQLAIARNGVGLELTQPVSIHFLEFVDLFLFLGAAKFPLDVSGGVARFRHCQGELQRIQVEFNIARFCSWIRPRLAGIIGPTPPQLWILPREMGATVGLGGEEPLIPPIERPLLAFEIAVFLQESDLTLEIYHARGIHLTAPPTQLAIATLQAMTHPFGQPNGASFLFKKSIRSLTHWILHQAGVAPCRDDRIPQISFLPSSQGWTLQTASRESIPSTNKEAIYAKEANEWTRTGDLARSRGELDKAKAFDRQALSKAPYHPEISRRIAEISLHHQANLQEAIDLLIACHPSHPPRPWLLLASLYDRLEFPEDALSAWIQAGEQERIPPLAAYAYQRAAEREKNFAQSLLWFERAMDWTPQASSILWTRLHRCLEAAAWEQALKDTDTLIAQTEGNIRQARVMSFLASLWETHHQTEQAATLYEQALTLDVQNLNALIGLGTCFIAQGQSKQGISLLYRALDTFSPSASPPPSLLLTLAWTLAEKLHDLASAIARIQNIPDSAEEAAIARGLEARWRASLGDTEGAEQAFNRMHTRIHEERTSLWKTREESLHHLLLEAVMFARDIQRDLTSARIHLKTLLHWMPHDPQALALHHELEQEIPSVPSPLADIEHLPLSTEETAEEERENRRIEELREQLQANPTDDLITDELIALLTRRQRTHELLALLCARLEEADQERRTTLLPHTLATLQNLEEISRTHHRPQEAALYHQVYQSLLIP; translated from the coding sequence ATGATTCATCCGCCCTTTTCCCATACCAGTTCTCAAGAGGAAAGTCTCTTTTCTGCTTTCGAGCAAGAATCACCCCCAATCGAATTTCAACTCGCCATAGCGAGAAATGGAGTGGGGCTTGAATTAACACAACCCGTTTCGATCCATTTTCTTGAATTCGTGGATCTGTTCTTATTTTTAGGTGCCGCTAAATTTCCTCTCGACGTGTCGGGAGGAGTGGCACGCTTCCGTCACTGCCAGGGAGAACTTCAACGGATTCAGGTAGAGTTCAATATCGCTCGTTTCTGCTCATGGATACGTCCGCGGTTGGCAGGAATTATCGGTCCGACTCCTCCCCAACTTTGGATCCTTCCGCGAGAGATGGGAGCCACCGTAGGATTAGGGGGAGAAGAACCCCTAATCCCCCCCATCGAAAGACCGCTCCTCGCTTTTGAAATTGCCGTATTTCTACAAGAAAGTGATCTGACCCTCGAGATTTACCACGCAAGAGGGATTCATCTAACTGCCCCCCCAACACAGCTCGCGATCGCCACCCTCCAAGCGATGACACACCCTTTTGGGCAACCTAACGGAGCCTCATTCCTGTTTAAGAAAAGCATCCGATCGCTCACACATTGGATTCTCCACCAAGCCGGCGTAGCACCATGCAGAGATGACAGAATTCCACAGATCTCTTTCCTCCCCTCCTCACAAGGATGGACCTTACAAACAGCCTCTCGAGAATCCATCCCTTCCACAAACAAAGAAGCTATCTACGCAAAAGAGGCCAATGAGTGGACACGAACAGGTGATCTCGCGCGAAGCCGTGGAGAACTAGACAAGGCAAAAGCATTTGATCGACAAGCGCTTTCAAAAGCCCCCTATCATCCTGAAATAAGCCGGCGGATTGCCGAAATTTCCCTCCATCATCAAGCGAATTTGCAAGAAGCGATCGATCTGCTGATAGCCTGCCATCCAAGTCACCCTCCCCGCCCATGGCTTCTCCTTGCAAGTCTTTACGACCGCTTAGAATTTCCAGAGGACGCTCTCTCCGCATGGATCCAAGCAGGAGAGCAAGAGCGCATTCCCCCCCTAGCAGCCTATGCCTACCAGCGAGCCGCAGAACGTGAGAAGAACTTTGCCCAATCCCTCCTCTGGTTTGAGCGAGCCATGGACTGGACTCCTCAAGCTTCTTCTATCCTCTGGACTCGACTCCACCGATGTCTCGAGGCAGCAGCATGGGAGCAAGCGCTCAAGGACACAGACACATTAATTGCCCAAACAGAAGGAAACATTAGGCAAGCCCGCGTAATGTCATTCTTGGCCAGTTTATGGGAAACACACCATCAAACAGAACAGGCAGCCACGCTGTATGAGCAAGCCCTCACCCTCGATGTCCAGAACTTAAACGCTCTCATCGGATTAGGCACCTGTTTCATCGCACAGGGGCAATCCAAACAAGGCATTTCCCTGCTCTATCGTGCTCTTGATACCTTTTCACCCTCCGCCTCCCCACCTCCTTCCCTTCTCCTGACACTCGCCTGGACGCTCGCAGAAAAGTTACACGACCTAGCATCCGCCATCGCACGCATCCAAAATATCCCTGATTCTGCTGAAGAAGCTGCCATTGCGCGAGGCCTTGAAGCGCGGTGGAGAGCCTCCCTCGGAGATACAGAGGGGGCCGAACAAGCTTTTAACCGAATGCACACCAGAATTCATGAAGAAAGGACTTCTCTGTGGAAGACGAGAGAAGAGAGCCTCCATCATCTCCTGCTAGAAGCCGTAATGTTTGCGCGAGATATCCAGCGCGATCTAACAAGCGCACGCATCCACCTCAAAACGCTGCTCCACTGGATGCCACACGATCCTCAAGCACTTGCCTTACATCATGAACTGGAACAAGAAATCCCTTCCGTCCCTTCTCCTCTAGCCGATATCGAGCATTTACCCCTTTCTACAGAAGAAACAGCGGAAGAAGAAAGAGAAAATCGACGGATTGAAGAGTTGCGAGAACAGCTCCAAGCCAACCCGACCGATGACCTTATCACTGATGAGTTGATCGCTCTCCTTACGCGTCGGCAGCGAACTCATGAGTTATTGGCTCTGCTCTGTGCACGTCTCGAAGAAGCCGATCAAGAGCGGCGGACCACTCTTCTCCCTCATACGCTAGCCACACTCCAAAACCTCGAAGAGATCTCCCGCACCCACCATCGCCCTCAAGAAGCTGCCCTGTACCACCAAGTCTATCAAAGCCTCCTCATCCCTTAA
- a CDS encoding S49 family peptidase: MFSLSRSIRRIGAIGCGILWMVEGGCRGRPLSFSAHPYSSVAVEEAGRSTKGIIAQVDLTAGIPEQGGGSPWALSPSRISFDAFVKRMEEVFARSDVRGVYVNFGDAQFGFARALEVGTLLGQIRKNHVPVVCYAEELTNATMMAAAEGCTQIYVSPAGTVGTVGIGAQVVYMRRLLSDQLHLSVDILQVGKFKGAEEPLTRDGPSEEAQATLRSTLTDIRVQWLDRIQRGRSSEKTVAAAEDGPYAPDKAMELGLIDAVGYKQQAQEAIQKLAGVTRMEPCFGTDRNDNRFDWGILVQMLTNNKGLSLSAPVALVRAVGNISMGETNGLSTGGISEKELSRVLARLEQDDAVKAVVLRVDSPGGSALASDLLWNQMMRLRRKKVLVASIGDMAASGGYYLASAAQWIYASPTSIVGSIGVVGGKIGIGKALEHLGIHTETFVPYGVSLQAINRSVYMSPLVEWDDATRMRILEGFVATYTLFVHRVATGRELPPAKIQEVAEGRIFGGREGKEKGLVDELGGLREAIARARMEAKLPADAVVETVEVGSPLLQMMTLVGGGADEFAHAVNVKTTALELFSKWLPLVSLEPFAQRDELVMTVLPYFLQVR, from the coding sequence ATGTTCTCTCTGTCTAGAAGCATTAGGAGGATCGGTGCGATAGGGTGTGGGATTTTATGGATGGTAGAAGGGGGATGTAGGGGGCGCCCTTTATCCTTTTCGGCTCATCCTTATTCTTCGGTTGCCGTAGAAGAAGCAGGAAGATCAACGAAAGGGATCATTGCCCAAGTTGATCTGACTGCGGGGATTCCAGAGCAAGGTGGTGGGAGTCCATGGGCTCTTTCTCCCAGCCGAATCAGTTTTGATGCTTTCGTGAAACGCATGGAGGAAGTGTTTGCTCGTTCTGATGTTCGGGGCGTGTATGTAAATTTTGGAGATGCCCAGTTTGGTTTTGCTCGCGCTTTGGAGGTAGGAACGCTTCTCGGGCAGATCCGGAAAAATCATGTTCCTGTTGTTTGCTATGCCGAGGAATTAACCAATGCTACGATGATGGCAGCGGCAGAGGGGTGTACCCAGATCTATGTGTCTCCAGCAGGGACTGTAGGGACGGTTGGAATCGGTGCACAGGTGGTCTATATGCGCCGTCTTCTTTCGGATCAATTGCATCTCTCAGTGGATATTTTGCAGGTAGGTAAATTCAAAGGAGCTGAGGAGCCATTGACACGGGATGGACCAAGCGAGGAGGCTCAGGCGACCCTAAGGTCTACGCTGACGGATATACGCGTTCAGTGGCTCGATAGAATTCAGAGAGGGCGCTCTTCTGAAAAGACTGTTGCTGCAGCGGAGGATGGTCCTTATGCTCCTGATAAGGCTATGGAACTTGGCCTTATCGATGCAGTGGGGTACAAACAGCAGGCTCAAGAAGCGATTCAAAAGCTTGCTGGGGTGACGCGTATGGAGCCCTGTTTTGGAACAGACCGCAACGATAACCGCTTTGATTGGGGAATCCTAGTTCAGATGTTGACCAATAATAAGGGGTTGAGCTTGTCAGCTCCTGTTGCTCTTGTTCGGGCAGTTGGCAATATCTCTATGGGGGAAACCAATGGCCTGTCCACGGGTGGCATTTCGGAAAAGGAATTGAGCCGAGTGCTCGCCCGACTGGAGCAGGATGATGCGGTCAAGGCCGTTGTCCTGCGGGTTGATTCCCCTGGGGGTAGTGCACTTGCCAGCGACTTGCTCTGGAATCAAATGATGAGGCTCAGGCGCAAGAAGGTTCTTGTCGCTAGTATAGGGGATATGGCTGCCAGTGGGGGGTATTATTTAGCGTCTGCAGCTCAGTGGATTTACGCATCTCCCACTTCAATTGTGGGCTCGATCGGGGTGGTTGGTGGAAAAATCGGGATTGGAAAAGCCCTGGAGCATTTAGGGATTCACACAGAGACGTTTGTCCCTTATGGCGTTAGCCTTCAAGCGATCAACCGCTCTGTGTATATGTCTCCTCTTGTCGAATGGGATGATGCGACGCGTATGCGTATATTAGAAGGGTTTGTCGCTACGTATACCCTTTTCGTCCACCGTGTTGCGACGGGGCGTGAGCTCCCACCTGCCAAGATACAGGAAGTGGCAGAAGGGCGTATTTTTGGTGGGAGAGAGGGGAAAGAAAAAGGTCTCGTCGACGAATTGGGTGGCCTGCGCGAAGCGATTGCGCGCGCTCGTATGGAAGCAAAGCTTCCTGCCGATGCGGTGGTCGAGACGGTTGAAGTGGGATCTCCTCTCCTCCAGATGATGACTCTTGTCGGAGGAGGTGCCGACGAATTTGCCCATGCTGTGAATGTCAAAACGACAGCGCTCGAGCTCTTTAGCAAATGGCTTCCTCTGGTTTCACTGGAGCCCTTCGCGCAGCGAGACGAGCTTGTAATGACTGTCCTTCCTTACTTCCTTCAAGTTCGCTAA
- the abc-f gene encoding ribosomal protection-like ABC-F family protein, which yields MIVLDSVTKRFGHKVLFEGVSAQFDRGKRYGITGANGAGKSTFLKLVAGVEESDGGSITLPSSTRIGILKQNHFEYEKERIVDTVMMGNKILWNALTEKEKLLHKEIDEETGLRLGELEGIIAEEDGYTAESEAVELLVGLGVPSEKQQDAMSTLPPGYKLRVLLAQVLFGKSDVLLLDEPTNHLDLDSIRWLEAFLIEYAGTALVVSHDRHFLNAIATHIADLDYQTITLYTGNYSSFVQAKYEQKQRAASQATANKKKVAELQEFVQRFGTHASKSKQAQSRIKQIEKLEESIKTQGPKRSSLVRPFVRFEFKQSSGRDILRIEGVYKSFGQKKIFENLSLHFNRGDRVAVIGPSGIGKSTLLKMLVGAYERLDSETKPYTLTPNAGTIRWGHDASVGYFAQDHHEALGETAKGKTAFEWLYMFDPTAAQETIRGILGRLLFSGEAALKKTDALSGGEAARLLLAKLVLGKPNVLVLDEPTNHLDIESIEGLLEGLLLFKGTVLFVSHDRHFVERLATRIFSLQPGKATDFPGTYSEWIEKQTRY from the coding sequence GTGATTGTTCTAGATTCGGTTACAAAACGTTTTGGGCATAAAGTTCTTTTTGAGGGTGTCTCTGCTCAATTCGATCGTGGTAAACGCTATGGGATTACTGGAGCAAATGGAGCCGGGAAATCAACTTTTCTTAAACTTGTAGCAGGAGTTGAGGAGAGCGATGGGGGCTCCATCACGCTCCCTTCTTCAACGCGAATAGGAATTCTAAAACAAAACCATTTCGAATACGAAAAGGAACGTATCGTAGATACGGTCATGATGGGGAATAAAATTCTCTGGAATGCACTAACAGAAAAAGAGAAATTGTTACACAAGGAGATTGATGAAGAAACAGGTCTCCGTCTGGGCGAGTTAGAGGGGATCATCGCCGAAGAGGATGGCTACACTGCTGAAAGCGAAGCTGTAGAGCTGTTGGTGGGTCTTGGAGTCCCCTCCGAAAAACAGCAAGATGCAATGAGCACCCTCCCTCCCGGATACAAGTTACGCGTTCTTCTCGCTCAAGTGCTCTTTGGCAAATCCGATGTCCTTCTTCTAGACGAACCGACCAACCACCTCGATCTCGATTCGATCCGCTGGCTCGAGGCCTTCCTCATCGAATATGCCGGCACTGCCCTCGTCGTCTCGCACGATCGCCATTTTCTCAATGCGATTGCCACTCATATCGCAGATTTGGATTATCAAACGATCACCCTGTACACGGGGAATTATTCTAGCTTTGTGCAAGCAAAATATGAGCAAAAGCAACGCGCTGCATCGCAGGCCACAGCCAACAAAAAGAAAGTTGCAGAACTTCAAGAGTTTGTTCAGCGGTTTGGAACACACGCTTCGAAATCGAAGCAGGCGCAATCACGGATTAAACAAATCGAAAAATTAGAAGAAAGCATCAAAACACAAGGGCCCAAGCGTTCCAGTCTCGTTCGCCCTTTTGTTCGGTTTGAATTCAAACAATCGAGCGGGCGCGATATCCTTCGCATCGAAGGGGTGTATAAATCGTTCGGTCAGAAAAAGATTTTCGAGAATCTATCCCTTCATTTCAACCGCGGGGATCGCGTCGCTGTGATCGGTCCAAGCGGGATCGGGAAATCGACCCTTCTCAAAATGCTTGTCGGAGCGTACGAACGGCTCGATTCAGAAACCAAACCTTACACGCTCACCCCGAATGCAGGGACGATCCGATGGGGGCACGATGCTAGTGTGGGGTACTTCGCTCAGGATCACCACGAAGCCCTAGGAGAAACAGCAAAGGGCAAAACAGCCTTTGAATGGTTATACATGTTTGATCCGACAGCCGCACAAGAGACCATTCGCGGGATCTTGGGGCGGCTTTTATTCTCAGGGGAAGCTGCGCTCAAAAAGACAGATGCCCTCTCAGGAGGTGAGGCAGCCCGTTTACTTCTGGCTAAGTTAGTCTTAGGAAAACCGAACGTTCTTGTTCTGGACGAACCCACCAATCATCTCGACATTGAATCAATCGAAGGTCTTCTCGAAGGTCTTCTGCTGTTCAAAGGGACAGTTCTTTTTGTGAGCCACGATCGCCATTTTGTAGAACGGCTCGCAACGCGAATCTTCTCCCTTCAACCAGGAAAGGCTACCGATTTCCCTGGGACCTATTCAGAATGGATAGAAAAGCAGACAAGATACTAA
- a CDS encoding MYXO-CTERM sorting domain-containing protein, whose product MTDVVFKGRSVSRFVSKYVGMLGVVASLALVQTAQGADTYGLGTGKDGDKAISGVAETVLHRYAQVTAIIDNKALTVTERADNDAIAPDAPKFEPGVMVLLIQSTGYGKDFAQLPVPRKNSVDPWLKSPLSMTGTSVGKFELARIKTASNGTIGLTKPLEQTFDPIVTQVLTVGEYQNMMIDTGTRLVPLPWNGATGGVVAVFAAQKLTNNGSISADGAGFRGGAPSANPIYQGARTAKNCNEMYGAPHKGRFGYRGESFELSAFTVENANKEKDDKSHSPVASQVWAHGGYGVLLSGGAGGGCRGSGGGGGGNGAAGGRGGNAHDLNKANMRAVGGMGGAKVDGDFPASLFMGGGGGGGHQSHNLGSAGGSGGGIVIVRAGEIDGNGAISSKGVTANANNPSSGNNNDGKGGGGAGGSVLIQVAGNYAAGGTVSVNGGSGGAVATVEPDKYGSGGGGGAGNLCISAAALPNTIEAKGGQAGNPGIRNAQPGGNVDPANNAACSGAFDGAPCTGDDRKSGKCGGCENDNQCKKWLGGDDTATCNANAQCEGQGYKPPPADADAGASGEDGRKDKKDAGDAGDGGDTGEGGSSESGCGCSSSGTGSGPVAGLMALIGIVGSFVARRRQRNGTSA is encoded by the coding sequence ATGACGGATGTGGTTTTCAAAGGAAGAAGTGTATCCCGATTCGTGAGCAAGTATGTTGGTATGCTGGGTGTTGTCGCTTCGCTTGCCCTCGTACAGACTGCGCAAGGTGCGGATACTTATGGTCTTGGCACGGGGAAGGATGGGGATAAGGCTATTTCGGGCGTTGCTGAAACAGTGCTTCATCGCTATGCGCAAGTAACAGCGATTATAGATAATAAGGCTCTTACAGTTACAGAGCGTGCGGATAATGATGCAATTGCTCCAGATGCTCCTAAATTTGAGCCTGGAGTCATGGTGTTGTTAATACAATCGACTGGATATGGCAAGGATTTTGCACAGTTACCTGTTCCACGAAAGAACAGTGTGGATCCGTGGTTAAAGTCACCTCTTTCCATGACGGGTACCAGTGTCGGTAAATTCGAACTCGCTAGAATTAAAACAGCTTCGAATGGAACCATTGGGCTCACCAAGCCACTCGAACAGACCTTTGATCCCATTGTGACCCAGGTGCTGACGGTTGGTGAATATCAGAATATGATGATTGATACGGGAACTAGACTTGTCCCCTTACCATGGAATGGAGCAACAGGAGGCGTTGTTGCTGTATTTGCAGCGCAAAAGCTGACGAATAATGGGTCCATCAGTGCTGACGGAGCTGGTTTCCGAGGAGGGGCTCCCTCTGCCAACCCAATCTATCAAGGAGCAAGAACAGCAAAAAACTGTAATGAAATGTATGGTGCTCCCCATAAAGGTCGCTTCGGATATCGTGGAGAATCGTTCGAGCTCAGTGCCTTTACTGTGGAGAACGCAAATAAAGAGAAAGACGATAAATCACATTCTCCTGTTGCATCGCAAGTTTGGGCGCATGGAGGATATGGAGTACTCCTGAGTGGCGGTGCGGGCGGTGGCTGCCGTGGCTCCGGAGGTGGGGGAGGGGGAAACGGAGCTGCTGGAGGCCGGGGGGGAAATGCTCATGATCTAAATAAGGCGAATATGCGGGCAGTAGGTGGAATGGGTGGTGCCAAGGTGGATGGTGACTTCCCTGCAAGTCTCTTCATGGGAGGTGGGGGAGGAGGGGGACATCAGAGTCATAATTTAGGTAGCGCAGGTGGTTCAGGGGGAGGAATTGTCATTGTGCGCGCAGGGGAGATAGATGGGAATGGTGCTATCTCGTCAAAGGGAGTAACTGCAAATGCTAACAACCCTTCTTCAGGAAATAACAATGATGGTAAAGGAGGGGGTGGTGCGGGGGGTAGCGTCCTCATTCAAGTAGCTGGAAATTATGCTGCTGGTGGGACTGTCTCTGTGAATGGAGGGAGTGGTGGTGCGGTTGCTACTGTGGAACCCGACAAATATGGGTCAGGGGGAGGGGGTGGTGCGGGTAATCTCTGCATCAGCGCTGCTGCACTTCCTAACACGATTGAGGCTAAAGGAGGACAAGCTGGCAATCCTGGCATACGAAATGCTCAGCCTGGTGGAAATGTAGATCCAGCCAACAATGCTGCATGTTCCGGTGCATTTGATGGTGCTCCTTGTACGGGTGACGATAGGAAAAGTGGGAAATGCGGGGGATGCGAGAACGATAACCAGTGCAAGAAATGGCTTGGAGGGGATGATACGGCCACATGCAACGCGAATGCGCAATGCGAAGGGCAAGGATACAAGCCACCACCTGCAGATGCTGACGCGGGGGCTTCTGGTGAAGATGGAAGAAAGGACAAAAAAGACGCTGGAGATGCAGGGGATGGGGGGGATACAGGAGAGGGTGGTAGCAGCGAGAGTGGCTGTGGCTGTTCATCGAGCGGGACGGGGTCTGGTCCTGTGGCTGGATTGATGGCTCTGATTGGAATTGTGGGTAGCTTTGTTGCACGCCGTCGTCAACGCAACGGAACATCCGCCTAA
- the eno gene encoding phosphopyruvate hydratase, translating into MSEIRRVHAREILDSRGNPTVEVEIYTQSGVGYAAVPSGCSTGSYEAVELRDREENRFAGNGVRQAVRHVRETLGPALVGVSAFEQTQIDQLLLQQDHTPDKSRLGANAILGVSLAVARAAADTLRVPLWRYVGGVSARTLPVPMMNILNGGKHADNGLDFQELMIVPFGFDHFHLALQAGVEIFHQLRFLLQQKGLVVAVGDEGGFAPRLSSHEEAFGYILRAIEGAGYRPGEQIGLAIDCAATEFFSPEKGTYRFERKERSGSELIAAYRAIADRFPLISLEDGCAEDDWQGWKELTQTLGGRMQLVGDDLFVTHLSRLEQGVQQGCANAILIKPNQVGTLTEALEAIQYAKRTGYGVVISHRSGETEDTFIADLAVGTQAGQIKAGSLCRSERTSKYNQLLRVEEALGVGAVYAGKFFSP; encoded by the coding sequence ATGAGTGAGATCAGAAGAGTGCACGCGCGTGAAATCTTAGATTCGCGTGGGAATCCCACTGTTGAAGTGGAGATATATACTCAAAGCGGTGTGGGGTACGCTGCAGTTCCTAGCGGGTGTTCTACAGGGAGCTATGAGGCTGTGGAACTCCGTGACCGAGAAGAGAACCGATTTGCAGGGAATGGGGTTAGGCAGGCAGTCCGGCATGTGCGTGAAACGTTAGGCCCTGCTCTTGTGGGGGTGAGTGCCTTCGAACAGACGCAGATAGATCAGCTTTTGCTTCAGCAGGATCATACACCCGATAAATCCAGACTCGGGGCAAATGCAATCTTGGGGGTTTCTCTAGCGGTTGCCCGTGCTGCTGCGGATACACTTCGCGTCCCTCTTTGGCGATATGTAGGAGGGGTCTCTGCTCGTACGTTACCAGTTCCCATGATGAACATCCTCAATGGGGGAAAGCATGCTGACAATGGACTTGATTTTCAAGAGTTGATGATCGTCCCCTTTGGATTTGATCACTTTCACCTCGCTTTGCAGGCAGGCGTTGAGATTTTTCATCAGCTGCGGTTTCTTCTTCAGCAAAAAGGGCTGGTGGTCGCTGTAGGAGATGAAGGGGGATTTGCCCCTCGCCTCTCTTCTCACGAGGAAGCGTTCGGATATATTCTGCGAGCGATTGAAGGAGCTGGTTATCGCCCTGGTGAGCAAATTGGTTTGGCAATCGATTGCGCTGCGACGGAATTCTTCTCTCCTGAGAAAGGGACCTATCGCTTTGAGCGGAAGGAGAGGAGTGGATCAGAATTGATCGCAGCCTATCGAGCGATAGCAGATCGTTTTCCTCTGATTTCATTGGAGGATGGTTGTGCGGAGGATGATTGGCAAGGATGGAAAGAGCTTACCCAAACGTTAGGAGGGCGAATGCAGCTCGTGGGGGATGATCTCTTTGTGACCCATCTTTCGAGGCTGGAACAAGGAGTTCAACAGGGGTGTGCCAATGCGATTCTCATTAAACCCAATCAGGTGGGTACATTGACGGAGGCGCTCGAAGCTATCCAGTATGCTAAGAGAACGGGATACGGCGTGGTGATCAGCCATCGTTCAGGAGAGACGGAAGATACATTTATTGCTGACCTCGCAGTCGGGACACAAGCAGGCCAAATTAAAGCAGGAAGTCTCTGCCGATCGGAGCGAACGAGCAAATACAATCAACTGCTTCGCGTTGAGGAAGCGTTGGGGGTGGGTGCTGTCTATGCGGGTAAGTTTTTTTCTCCTTAA